One window of the Perca flavescens isolate YP-PL-M2 chromosome 5, PFLA_1.0, whole genome shotgun sequence genome contains the following:
- the cldn5a gene encoding claudin 5a — translation MVSAGLEIVGLSLCVIGSFLVMVSCGLPMWKVTAFIEANIVVAQTIWDGLWMTCVVQSTGQMQCKVHDSVLSLSHDLQAARALTIISSVMGVLGLMVVIAGAQCTNCIRAEYVKARVVNAGGVIYIISGVFVLVPLCWMANSIISDFYNPQVPASKKREIGAALYIGWAASAMLLLGGSLLCCSCPSSGNSGYSVKYAPTKRATPNGDYDKRNYV, via the coding sequence ATGGTGTCGGCCGGACTGGAGATCGTGGGACTATCGCTGTGCGTAATTGGCTCGTTCCTGGTGATGGTTTCGTGCGGGCTGCCCATGTGGAAGGTGACGGCTTTCATCGAAGCCAACATCGTGGTGGCTCAGACAATCTGGGACGGCTTGTGGATGACGTGTGTGGTGCAAAGTACGGGCCAGATGCAGTGCAAGGTGCACGATTCCGTCCTCTCCCTCAGCCACGACCTGCAGGCGGCCAGAGCCCTCACCATCATCTCCTCGGTGATGGGCGTGTTGGGGCTCATGGTTGTGATTGCGGGGGCGCAGTGCACCAACTGTATCCGCGCTGAGTACGTCAAAGCCCGGGTGGTGAACGCCGGAGGGGTCATCTACATCATCAgtggtgtgtttgtgctggTGCCTCTCTGCTGGATGGCCAACAGCATCATATCGGACTTTTACAACCCGCAGGTACCCGCATCAAAGAAGAGGGAGATCGGCGCTGCGCTCTACATCGGCTGGGCGGCCTCAGCGATGCTGCTGCTCGGAGGATCGCTGCTGTGCTGCTCCTGTCCCTCCAGCGGGAACTCTGGATACTCGGTAAAGTACGCACCGACAAAGAGAGCCACGCCGAACGGGGACTATGACAAGAGGAATTATGTGTAG